Part of the Methanobacterium sp. genome, TTACTGTTTTAAATGTGATAAAAAGTAATTACTCCAATTTAAGTGGAATGAAGTACATTATATGAAGGAGGAATATTATGGCGCCACATTGTGATACAATGGACGGACCTGTAGTTAATGCCGCAGAAATGGCTTTAGAAATGGAAGATATTAACTATATACTCCCCTTTGTGCCTCAAACTGCTGAAGACGAGCTTAAAGAGGCTTTCAGGAAAACTCTCTCTGTAAGGGAGCTAAGTGAAGAAGCAGGCGAACTTGCAGATCACTGGTTTTTTGAAACTGCAGTGCGTTTGCACAGAAAAGGAGAAGAAAAACCTTATGAAGGGCTTAAACCTGCAGAACTTGACTGGGGCCCAGTAATATCAAAGGCTGAAAAAGCTATTGAAGATGAAGATCCAGGGAAGGTTATTGACTTTTTGACTGGTGTTCTTGAGGATGAAATTCAAAAAAGATTTCAAAGAGCAATTTCACTAAAGGATCACGATATAAATGATATTAGCACTGCCAGAGAGTATGTAAATGCAATGCTTGGCTTTGTTCTATATTCTCATCATCTTTACAAATTTATAATAAATAGCGACCATAAATAGTAATACTGAGTTTGTTTAAAAGGTGAAAATATGGCAAAAATAGAAATTGAAAGACCTATGTGTATATCCTGTGGAAACTGTATTGATTTATGTCCTGAATTATTTGAATTTGCTGAGGATGGACTTTCCACTCTTATAGATGGGGAAAGAGTTGGGGATAATGATGAACAGGAAATAGAAAACCCTGGATGCGCTGTAGATGCTGAAGCAAGTTGCCCGGTATCAATTATTCATGTTTATAATTAACTGGAGGTCTAAAATGAGCGATATGATGGGAAATGTGTTTAAAACAGAAGATTTAATAGAGTACCAGGAAGGCTCTGTTGTAAGCAGGGAAATCATAAGAAAAGATACAGGCACTGTAACAATCTTTGCCTTTGACAAAGGAGAAGGCTTAAGCGAACACACAGCACCCTTTGATGCCCTGGTCCAGATAATAGATGGTAAAGCAGAGATAACAATTTCAGGTAAAAAAAACATACTTGAAAAGGGTGAAATGATCATAATGCCTGCAGATGAACCGCATGCACTTAAAGCACTTGAAAAATATAAGATGATTCTGACCATGATAAGGTCTTAAATCATTTATACTTTTTAAGCCCTCAGAGAAATTAATAGCTAAATTATGGTCATGAGCAAAATAGAGAGTAAATGGAATAAAAAGCTTTAAAGCAGATAAATAAATATTTATAATGGTTGATACTATTAAATAATTATGATCAATGAACTCATAGAAGGGGGTTACTCAGCACTACTTGAAAAACTTGGTGTTATAAGGTTTGTTCAATGGGATGTGGTAACCAGAGCTTCAGGTGTACCGGGTCCACTCAGGTCTGCCCATGTTGTGGATTACAATGCTTTATTGTTCTTCAGCGCTCTTTTGGTTTTTCTGTTTATCTTATACAAAATACAGCAGGTAGTGAGGGGAGACAGGAAAAATATGAAAAATCCGGGCATCAAAGAGAAGAAACGGCAGGTTAATCAGGAAATTAAATTTGACAGGAAATGAAAACTTAATCATTATATTCACAAATCCCCATATATTCACATTTTTCACATTTCTTTTTATTTAACTTAAATTCAGGTATCTCTTCCTTTTCAAACATGGTATTAATTGAATCAAGTACCTGGAAGAGTTTATTATGTAAAATCGAGTTTATTACAACCGGTCTTCTTTCAAATATTCTGGTATAATAAACAAAACCAACAAGAACTTCTTTATTCAATTCATAATCTATTAAAGCAGCATATGCTGCAATTTGAAGCGAATCAGATAGCCATGTACCTTTTGGAGGAGGAAAACCTGTTTTAACCTCAACTGGATAATATATACCATTAATTATCTCAATTTTATCTACTTTGCCCTTCAAATTCAGTTCTTCACTTTCAAGGGAAAATTCCAGAAGTGATTGAGGAAACAGCAATTCAGAAATTTCCATTCCCTGTTTTTTAGCTGTTTCCATCAATTTTTTAATCTTCAAAACATTTAAGCTTGCCTCTATTATCAGATCTTCTTTTAATTCATTGAAAAATTTATTTAAATCCTCCTGATTAGAATTATTCATGTATTTAAGCTGCAGATCGTCTATAAATTCGGGAATTCCATTTAATATAATTTTTTGAATTTCTGCAATTTCCATATCTCTTTTAATATTCCATATATTATGCTTGAGGATTTCTTCAAAACCTCTTCTAACTTCGTGGATGACTTTTCCAGTTGTAATTTCACTGTTTTGAACTTTAAGGTTCATAGTATGTTTTAAATACAGTTTTGCAGGGCAATAAATGAATTCTGATATTTCAGAGACCTTTAACATTTTAGCACCGTTTACTATCTAAAACCAGTTTAAATATTAATCAGCTATGTTTAACTGGTTTATATCTTTCTTAAACTGGTATAAATAGTATGCGTATGTTATTACTCTCTAAAACTTGAATTAATTTATAGAAATGATTAGATTTTAAAATGCCAGGATTTAAATTAAAAAAATCAAAAAAAGAAATTTCAAGTAGCCAGGCTCACTGAGATTCCTTGATTTCGTTTATCAATTGGTGGTAAAAGCTCATGAATTCGTTTATATGGTATCTTATGTACCCGATATCATCATATTCTTCTTTGGAGGGGTCCAGTCTTAATACGACGAATAAATTCAGCTTTTTATTATCGTCAATGAATGCGCTTTCATTATATTTAGCTAATTTACTTTCAATCTCGTTTTTCCATTCCTCAGGGGAGGTGTTATCTATAAAACAGAGATCAAGTCCTTTTTCCCCATAACAGCCAAGATATTCTAACATACTTTTTTATATGTTATTTATTACTATTATACTTTATTACGTATATAGCTCTTTAATAATAATTCATTGGAGGAAACACTTAATGAAATCTTTGTATTAATCAGCACAAGAATAGAAAAGAAATTGTTATCAGTCCTCTAAAACTCTAATAAATAGGGTATCATTTTTTACAAAGTGGAGGGCATTAATCTCTTTAATCGCATTCTGCATGTTTTTCTCAAGTGCTTCATGCATCACCATGAAAATAGGAACTTCCTGACCTTCATCCTTTTTTTTCTGATTCACGGCTTCTATACTAATATCATATTTACTTAAAATACCTGAAATAACATGTAAAACTCCAGGTTTATCAACTGCGGTAAGACGCAGATAATATTTCGATTTTATATCCTCAATGTTCTTTATCTGTTTAACCTCAGTATCAGCTGGACCGTAAATGTTTTGCCGTTCCATATTTTCCATTATATTCAGACAATCCCCCACAACCGCGCTTGCAGTTGGCATCATCCCTGCCCCCTGCCCATACATCATAACAGGGCCAACTATATCTCCAACAATGTAAACACCATTAAATACACCGTTAACAGATGCAAGAAGATGATTCTGAGGTATTAAAGTTGGATGAACTCTTACTTCAAGTTCACCGCCATTAATTCTTGAAATGGCCAGTAATTTAATGGAATAACCCATCTCATTTTTTATAAATTCAATATCTTCCTGCTTAATCCTGCTTATTCCTTCCACATGGAAATTGTCCTGTTTAACATAAACTCCAAAGCCCAGTATAGTAAGTATAATTAATTTCTGGGCAGTATCATGACCTTCAATATCAAAAGCTGGATCCTGTTCAGCATAACCCTTTTCCTGAGCCTCTTTTAATACTTCTTCAAAACCAAGGTCTTCATCAGTCATTTTTGTTAAAATGTAATTTGCAGTACCGTTTATTATACCATAGATTGATTGAATGTGATTTGCACCTAAACTTTCATTTAAAGGATGCAGTAAAGGGATACCTCCACCCACACTTGCTTCAAAGCAAATTCGGACATTATTATCATTTGCAGATTGTAGAATTTCCTCCCAGTGCTTTGCAAGCAGTGCTTTGTTTGCAGTTACCACATGTTTTCCATTAGACACAGCCTTTAAAATAAAACTCTTTGCTGGCTCATATCCGCCTATAAGCTCTATTACTATGTCAATTTCTGGATCTTCTAAAATATCATTAACATCAGTGGATAAAATGTTTTTATCAATTTTAACTCCTCTATCGGTTTCTATATCCAGATCAACAACTTTTTTAAGCTTTATCTTTGCTCCAACTTTCTGTTCCATAAGGTCTAAATTCAGATTAAATGTTTCAACAACCCCTGCTCCAATTGTTCCAAACCCAATGAGCCCAATACTGTAAGTATCTTTCATTCAATACCTCCTTAAAGATAATAATTTATAAAAACACTGTTTTAAGCATGAAAATTATATTTTCGATACCCTGTCAAAAACTCTGTTTTTGATCTAAAAGAATTTTTAATTCTTTCAGTTTAATGTATTCACCTATTGATTCCCTTGTTGTGCCAACAACGATCCTGTATCTACTATTTGGACCTGTAACTTTTTCTAATTTACCCCTTGCAATTATTTTCTCACCTTCTTTTACCTGTCCTGAATAAGTATGGGTAAATGAAGCAATTTCAGTTATATCAACATCCCTACCATCTAAAATATTTACCTCCTCAATTTTATAAACTGCAGGGTTATCAAATGCTGCCATTGCATCTTTTACCCTACATTTAACCATTGCAGTGCCCAGAGATTCAAATTTTTCTTCCCCATATTTACCTTTAATTTCATTCCAGTCACGAGTTAGAAGAATATCAAACAGGGTCCCATCAATTACTCCCCTGTTATTTTTACGCTTTTCATACCACCTGAACTCTTCATAACTTAAAGAGGTATCCTTAATCCTTTTTTTATACAATTGAGCCCAATATTCATTGTCGATACTTTTTAAATCAGTTTTATCCTTAATCTTTCCAAATGTTTCCAGGGCTTTTCTGTGATTTCTAAGCCCATATATTACAAAATCAATATCAGAAACAGAAGGATCATATAAGCCAGTTAATATTGATCCAGAAACTCCCATTTTAGAATAAGGGATCCCCGCATGCTCATGAAAAATATCAGACAGCTTTACAACCTTATTAAGCAAATCATCATTATTAGAATTATTCATTATCTCTTTAAGTCGTTTTTCTGGACGTAATATTTCTTTTACTTTATTTAAAGGTACACCCATCATCTTAATATCTGTAATATCACAATTATACAGATATTCTGGATATTTACTGCTTAAAAACTTGTACGCCTGTTTTGAATCTACCTTTGTATATTTTCTACCATTTTTAGATCTTTCTCCATTTTTATCAGGGACATACCTTAAAAAGGACAGTATCCTATCTTCTGGATGAATGTATGCTGTTGTGGCAAAGTATAAATCATCAATGGTGTATATGAAATCTCTGATACGGACTCTCATAAATTTTATTTAACTACACAACATTATATATAATCACGCCATTAGAGAATGTTATAAATACAAAAATTGATATTGATATCAATGATAATATCCAGACTGAATCCTGATGAAGACCTTAAAAAGGGTATAATTGACATAATCAAACAAAATAAAATTAAGTCAGGTATAATTCTCTGTATTATCGGTAGTTTAAATTCTGCCACTTTAAGAATGGCAAACAGCAAAATCAAGACATTTAAAGGACCTTTTGAAATTGTTTCTGCAGAAGGTACTCTTACAGAAAATGGAATTCATGTCCATATTGCTATTTCTGATAAAGAAGGCCGTGTAATCGGCGGACATTTGCGCGAAGGCTGCATAATAAACACTACAGCAGAAATATGTATATTAAGATCAGATAAATCCCTGAAAAGAATTTTTGACCCCAAAACCGGGTATAAAGAACTTGTGGTTGAAAATGAAATATAAAAAACTGAAGGAATACCTGCTCTATGATGGAAGCCAGATTGAACCATTTTGGGCTTTTAAATACTTAAAATTAAAAGGTCCAAGTATAGTGTCATGGATAGGCCCCATGGAAATAAAACCAGCAAAGATCATGGATTATGAAGATGTGGGGCTTGAAATTAAGTCAGGTGAAATGGTTCATTTCATAATAGAACATTTTGATGTTCAACCTGCAGATATAAAAACCTGTTATCATAGACAGAGAATATTCGTAATGATAGTTAAGGATGTTTTAAATGAATTAGGAATAAAAACACGCCGTGAAGGTGATGATCTTTACTTTAATGATAAAAAACTCAGCGTTTCTATTGCTACATGCTCAAACAGCAGCATGAAAATACATTTCGGCATGAATATAAAAGATAAAGGCACTCCAGATGATGTGGATACAATAGGCCTCCTACAATGCAAAAATGATTTAGATAATGAGAAAATCAGTGCTTTAAGCTCTAAAATATGCAAAACTTATATTAATGAAATAGAATCAATTGAAGAAGATATAACAAAAACAAAGGTTTTAGGATGAAAATAGTAATTAATGGAATTCACGCTAATTTAAGGTTCTCATCAGCCCATATGATTCCTCTCCACGAATCCTGCGGAGGGATACATGGACATTCATATATTGTAGACGTTCAGTTTGAGGGGGAAAGAACAGGGGAATTTGGATTCGTCGTTGATTTTAAAAAAGCAAAGGATATTGTGCGTGGAATTTGTTCAAGACTTGATCACAGGGTTTTAATTCCGTCTCATAGCAAGACAATTGAATTTCAAAAAGAAGACGATAAATCCATAGAATTCAAAATCATGCAAAAAGAATACAGGCTCCCTCTTGAAGACTGCTGCCTCTTACCACTTGAGACAACATCTGCGGAGGATCTGGCAGAATATTTCGCCGAGGAAATATCTAAACATCTAAAAGAGACAGAAAACATATCAAGCGTCCAGATATGCGTCAATGAAGGTGTTGGACAGGGTGCTTATTTCAAGAAGTCTTTATAAGGCCTATGTAAGTGCGTAAAAATGAAAGCTGACGAAACTTTGACTGCCGACGAAAGTCGGAAGATTTTGACTGCTCGTATAAATGAGGTTTTCTCAAGTATTCAAGGTGAAGGCAAACTAATTGGTAGAAGACAGGTTTTTGTAAGATTTTCTGGATGTAATCTTAACTGTAACTACTGTGATACTCCAATGAGCAGAGATCCAGAGTATGGGGTTCTTTTTTCAACTCGCGAACTTTTCAGTTCCATAGATAAATTGATAACTCCTGATTTTCATTCTGTTTCTCTTACAGGAGGGGAACCATTATTACATGCTGATTTTATAAAAGAATTTCTTGAAGAATATGATTTGGACTGTTTGCTTGAAACCAACGGTTCATTGCCTGATAAAATCAAGAAAATAGTTAGTTTAATTAAATATGCCTCAGTAGACATTAAGTTACCAGAACATGATTCAACTCCAGACTATAATAAGCTGTTTAAAAACGAATTAAAATCACTAAATCTATTAATAGATGGGGGAGTAAATACATACTGTAAGGTAGTTATACTTCCTTCCACAAAAGTTAACATGATAAGTTCAATAGCTTCGAAGATAAGTGATGAAATTTCAAATACCAAAAAACTGTCAATGGTAATACAGCCTGCAGCCCCACTGAAACTGTGGGAGGGAGGGAAGATCTTTGAAATTTCTGAAAAAGCAGGAGAATACATGGACGTATTAACAATACCTCAGGTTCATAAAATTCTCAAAATACGGTAGGAGGTTTAAAAATGGAAATGGAAACAAATGTAACAGTAAAAGACGCTATGACATCCAGTGTGATTACAATAAAGCCTGAAAGCAGCGTAGCTGATGCTGCATTCTTAATGACCCAGAACGAAGTGGGTTGCCTAATAGTTAAGGTCAACGATGAGCCTGAAGGTATAATTACTGAAAGCGACATCATAAACAAAGTTGTTGCGCAAGATATCAGGGCCAGCGAAATTACTGTTAAGGAAGTAATGACCAAAAACCTCATAAAAATCGACCCTGGAAGAGAATTGAACGAAGCGGCACGTTTCATGTCAAAAATGAATATAAGAAGATTAGCTGTTGTTAAAGATGATTTACTTACCGGTATATTAACTGCAAATGACATAATGACGGTTTCTCCAGAACTTACTGAAATTCTGGTTGAAAATGCTAGAATGGAAAATCAGATGGATTTTAATCGTGAAGAAAGCCCAGTACCTGGAGTTTGTGAAACATGTGGGAATTTTATGGATTATTTAGATGAAATTGACGGTAAATTCGTCTGTGAAGAATGTAAAGAAGATTTAGAAGGTGATTTAATTTGAACTATGTTAAAGATGTTATGACACCAGATCCGGTTACAGTTTCTGTAGACACATATGCAACTAAAGTGAGATCTATTTTAAGGGATGAAAGTTTTAGATGCGTCCCTGTTGTATATGGAAACCATCTGGAAGGAATGATTACCCGTGGAAATATGATTAAGATATCTGCTACAAAGTCCAACATCGAAGCTCGTGGGATTATGGAAAGCCCAAAAGTTATTGCCAGACCAGATATGGAAGTTGCAGAAATTTCAAGGAAACTACTGGAAGCAGACATTGTTCAAGCACCTGTTGTTAGATCAGAAGATAGTATGGATCTTGTAGGCATAATAACTGTTGCTGATATCCTTGAAAATGTACTTGAAAGGAAATTAAAGCCCTTAAAACAGAATGTTGGTGAAATAACAGTTAGAAATGTTGTTACCTGTAACTATGATGATCCTCTATCAAAAGTGTGGGAAAAAATGGACGATACAGGTTTTTCTGGACTTCCTGTAATTAAAAAGAACAAGATCATAGGCATGATCACAAGGAAAGATATAATAAACTCAGGTCACCTGAAAATATCTAAAGATGGGGGAAATAAGAAACCTCCCAAGGTGGAAAGTATCATGAAGACTCCACCAATAGTTATTACTCCGGATAAGGGTATAAACGAAGCCGCTGAATTAATGATCAAATTTAATATTGGGAGACTACCAGTTGTAGATAATCCTGTATATGTAAAAAATGAACCCCATAGAGTAAAAGAAGCTGATCTTATAGGTATAGTTTCAAGAGAAGATATTTTAGGGTCGTACATAAATTGATTTTCCAAAGTTCAGACTTGAAGTATCAACATTGATTTTTATGTATTATTTTATTTCATATTTATGTGAGGTGTACTATGAGAAGAAAAGAACTAATTAATGTGGTGAAATCCAGAGAAAGAGCTCCCCTGGAGTTTGAAACACATATAGCAGAACATGAGGGCGATGTTATGAGTATCGCCAAAAAAGAAGTAATTACAGTGCCCCAAAGTGCAACAATAAAAGAATCTGCCGAAATAATGGTAAAGAACAAATTCAGAAGGCTACCTGTAACAGATCCTGGAACTGGAAAAATTCTGGGAATAGTAACATCGATGGACATATTGAATTTTTTAGGCGGTGGCGATAAATACCAGATTTTAGAGAAAAAACACGATGGTAACTTCTTATCTGCCATAAATGAATCTGTAAAAGAGATTATGACCAGAAAAGTGGAATTTTTGAATAATAAAAGTTCCATGGGAGATGCCCTATCTAAAATGCTTGAAAAAAAGGTCGGTGCACTTCCAGTAGTTGATTCAAATGAAAAAATAGTGGGAATTGTATCAGAAAGAGATTTTGCAATGCTTCTTTCAGGAGTATTAACTGATGAAGCTGTTGAAGATTATATGACCTCTTCTGTAATCAGCACAACACCGGGAACAAGAATTGAAGGCGCTACCAAAATAATGGTGAGAAATAGATTAAGAAGAATTCCTGTTACAGGAGAAGAAAGGAAAACACCCCATCCTGAGAATGATAAACTTGTGGGAATCGTTACATCAACTGATGTTCTTGAATTCCTCGGTAAAAACACAGCATTTGAAAAAATAATAACAAACAATGCTGATGAAGTTTTAAACACCAGCATATCTGATATAATGGAGAAAAATGTCATTACAGCCAGCATATATACACGATTAAGTGATGTAGCAGCTATAATGAAAAAAGAAGATATTGGAGGGCTACCAATAGTTAGAGATGATGAATTACTGGGAATAATTACAGAAAGTGACATTTTAAGGGCAATAAGTGGATAGGGGTTTTATCATGAAAGTTAATGATGTAATGAGCAGCGAAGTAATTGTAATTGGCCAGAACGAACATGTAAGTCATGCCAGAAATCTAATGCTTAAACATGGACTAAGCAGAGTCGTAGTTGTAGACAAAGACGAAAATCCAGTTGGGATCGTTACAGAAAAAGACCTGGCACGTAAATTAAGGGGAAGCGGCCCTGCATGGAAGAGAAGGCCCATTGATAAAATCTCAATTAGAAGAATCATGAGCAGCAGCATTCATACAATAGGTGCAGATGAAGACGTTAAAAATGCAGTAGAGATCATGATAAGAAATAAAATAAGTTCTGTTCCTGTTGTGGACTCTGAAGGACTGGCAGGAATAATAACAAAGACCGACCTCATGAAATTTTACATTTCAAAATACGCAGGCAGATGGAAAATCAGAGAGCTCATGACCGGAGATGTGGTCACTGTAAACCAGAATCACACTCTAAGCCACGTTATACGCCTTATGGATGAAAATAAAATATACGGGCTTGTTGTAATGTTTGACAGCGAAATTGCAGGAATTATAACTCCTGCAGATATTTCCTTTGCCAGGATTGATGATCCTGAAACAGGAGTAAGTATGGAAAGGATTTACTTTGTAAGGCAGCTTGCAGAAGGTGGAGACAAAAGAAAAGCCAGAGACGTGTCCATGCTCACAGCCGGAGATATCATGAGTGAGGATTTTGTGCAGATAGGTCCAGATGCAGATGCACTGGAAGCTGCAAAGCTCATGTCCAGTGAAGGTGCCAGCCATATTCCTGTTGTGGAGGGCAAAGATCTGGTCGGTATAATAACAAGAACTGATATAATCAAAGGAATTCAGTAGGGGGATAAACATGCGTGTAAAAGATATAATGAGCAGCGAAGTAATTGGAATAGATAAAGACCAGAACATCCACGATGCATTAAAACTCATGAAAAAACACAGAATTTCAAGATTAGCAGTTTTAAATGGACACGGAAGGAATAATAAAGAATTAGTTGGAATTATAACAGAAAAAGATATTGCTTCAAGGCTTGGTTCATCAAAATACGGTAACCTCCCACCTTCCCATTTCCATGTATCAACGGTAATGAGTACAGAGGTCATAACCGTAGAAAGCAAAGAGACCATTGGGAATGCTGCAAAATTGATGGTTGATAACAAAATTGGAGGATTACCTGTTGTGGATGATGATGATTTAGTGGGAATTGTTACCAAGACAGATTTTGTCAAAACATGCCAGGGAGTGCCCTACACTAACACTCTTATAAAAGAAAGAATGGAAACAGATTTAATGACCATTAACTCTAAGGATAGACTTGTTCATGCAAGAAGAATGATTGTTGATGAAGATCTGGGAAGGCTTCTTGTAATGGACGACGGTAGTATTGAAGGGATAATAACCGCAAAGGACATAGCTTGCTCAATGATATCCTTTAGAAAAGTTGTTCCAGACAAATACCAGTCTTCAAGAATAAGAAATCTCCTTGTAGAAGATATTATGACTCAAAATGTGCACACAATTTTAGAAAGTGCTACAATAGCCGATGCTTCAACCATGATGGTGAATGAAGAGTGCAGCGGAATACCAGCTGTGGATGATACAGGTAGTGTTAAAGGAATGATCACTAAAACAGATATCATGAAATTCATTGTTGACCTGGAGGAGGTCAGCTGAATTTACCTGAAATTAAATGCCCGGATTGTGATTTGAAGATGAACATTGATTGGAGGAGGAATAACTCCTTCAACAATTTCTTTTTTCATTGTTCCTCATGCAATCTGGAATCCAGAGTGGTTATTGAGAATTTTTTAGATAAAAAACTTCAAGAAATCCTTGGAGTTAAGGCAGAAAGGCTTAATCACGCTATAGAAAAAGGAATTATTAAATTTTTTGATTTTAAAGGTATCCCTGCACTCCAGTTTAAAAAAGATGTTGGTAAAGTTGAATCTGGAACTGTAATTTACTTTAAAGAAAAAATAGAAGTTATAAGAGGCTTTCCAAAGACCAGAAGAACTTTGATGCTCTCACCAACTATTGAAAATCATTTTGAAAACAGAGTTGTTGTAGAAGAGAAGATGAATGGTTACAATGTCCGTATAGCTTCTATTGGAGATGAAATAATTGCTCTAACAAGGGGAGGGTATATATGTCCTTATACCACCAAAAAAGCCGTGGAAATAATGGATCTTAGCAATTTTTTCAATGATAACCATGATCTTGTAATTTGTGGAGAAATGGTAGGTACAGATAACCCTTATGTTTCTCACCACTACCTGGAAATAGGCAGTCTGGGTTTTAGAGTTTTTGACCTTCGAAAAAAGACTTCAAATGAGCCTCTACCCCTTAAAGAGAAATATAAACTCCTTCAAAAATATAATCTCCCATCTGTACGCG contains:
- a CDS encoding DUF6448 family protein encodes the protein MAPHCDTMDGPVVNAAEMALEMEDINYILPFVPQTAEDELKEAFRKTLSVRELSEEAGELADHWFFETAVRLHRKGEEKPYEGLKPAELDWGPVISKAEKAIEDEDPGKVIDFLTGVLEDEIQKRFQRAISLKDHDINDISTAREYVNAMLGFVLYSHHLYKFIINSDHK
- a CDS encoding ferredoxin, producing MAKIEIERPMCISCGNCIDLCPELFEFAEDGLSTLIDGERVGDNDEQEIENPGCAVDAEASCPVSIIHVYN
- a CDS encoding cupin domain-containing protein produces the protein MSDMMGNVFKTEDLIEYQEGSVVSREIIRKDTGTVTIFAFDKGEGLSEHTAPFDALVQIIDGKAEITISGKKNILEKGEMIIMPADEPHALKALEKYKMILTMIRS
- the cas4 gene encoding CRISPR-associated protein Cas4, coding for MLKVSEISEFIYCPAKLYLKHTMNLKVQNSEITTGKVIHEVRRGFEEILKHNIWNIKRDMEIAEIQKIILNGIPEFIDDLQLKYMNNSNQEDLNKFFNELKEDLIIEASLNVLKIKKLMETAKKQGMEISELLFPQSLLEFSLESEELNLKGKVDKIEIINGIYYPVEVKTGFPPPKGTWLSDSLQIAAYAALIDYELNKEVLVGFVYYTRIFERRPVVINSILHNKLFQVLDSINTMFEKEEIPEFKLNKKKCEKCEYMGICEYND
- a CDS encoding homoserine dehydrogenase, coding for MKDTYSIGLIGFGTIGAGVVETFNLNLDLMEQKVGAKIKLKKVVDLDIETDRGVKIDKNILSTDVNDILEDPEIDIVIELIGGYEPAKSFILKAVSNGKHVVTANKALLAKHWEEILQSANDNNVRICFEASVGGGIPLLHPLNESLGANHIQSIYGIINGTANYILTKMTDEDLGFEEVLKEAQEKGYAEQDPAFDIEGHDTAQKLIILTILGFGVYVKQDNFHVEGISRIKQEDIEFIKNEMGYSIKLLAISRINGGELEVRVHPTLIPQNHLLASVNGVFNGVYIVGDIVGPVMMYGQGAGMMPTASAVVGDCLNIMENMERQNIYGPADTEVKQIKNIEDIKSKYYLRLTAVDKPGVLHVISGILSKYDISIEAVNQKKKDEGQEVPIFMVMHEALEKNMQNAIKEINALHFVKNDTLFIRVLED
- a CDS encoding nucleotidyltransferase domain-containing protein gives rise to the protein MRVRIRDFIYTIDDLYFATTAYIHPEDRILSFLRYVPDKNGERSKNGRKYTKVDSKQAYKFLSSKYPEYLYNCDITDIKMMGVPLNKVKEILRPEKRLKEIMNNSNNDDLLNKVVKLSDIFHEHAGIPYSKMGVSGSILTGLYDPSVSDIDFVIYGLRNHRKALETFGKIKDKTDLKSIDNEYWAQLYKKRIKDTSLSYEEFRWYEKRKNNRGVIDGTLFDILLTRDWNEIKGKYGEEKFESLGTAMVKCRVKDAMAAFDNPAVYKIEEVNILDGRDVDITEIASFTHTYSGQVKEGEKIIARGKLEKVTGPNSRYRIVVGTTRESIGEYIKLKELKILLDQKQSF
- a CDS encoding DNA-binding protein, whose product is MIISRLNPDEDLKKGIIDIIKQNKIKSGIILCIIGSLNSATLRMANSKIKTFKGPFEIVSAEGTLTENGIHVHIAISDKEGRVIGGHLREGCIINTTAEICILRSDKSLKRIFDPKTGYKELVVENEI
- a CDS encoding DUF366 family protein, whose translation is MKYKKLKEYLLYDGSQIEPFWAFKYLKLKGPSIVSWIGPMEIKPAKIMDYEDVGLEIKSGEMVHFIIEHFDVQPADIKTCYHRQRIFVMIVKDVLNELGIKTRREGDDLYFNDKKLSVSIATCSNSSMKIHFGMNIKDKGTPDDVDTIGLLQCKNDLDNEKISALSSKICKTYINEIESIEEDITKTKVLG
- a CDS encoding 6-carboxytetrahydropterin synthase, translating into MKIVINGIHANLRFSSAHMIPLHESCGGIHGHSYIVDVQFEGERTGEFGFVVDFKKAKDIVRGICSRLDHRVLIPSHSKTIEFQKEDDKSIEFKIMQKEYRLPLEDCCLLPLETTSAEDLAEYFAEEISKHLKETENISSVQICVNEGVGQGAYFKKSL
- a CDS encoding 7-carboxy-7-deazaguanine synthase QueE yields the protein MTARINEVFSSIQGEGKLIGRRQVFVRFSGCNLNCNYCDTPMSRDPEYGVLFSTRELFSSIDKLITPDFHSVSLTGGEPLLHADFIKEFLEEYDLDCLLETNGSLPDKIKKIVSLIKYASVDIKLPEHDSTPDYNKLFKNELKSLNLLIDGGVNTYCKVVILPSTKVNMISSIASKISDEISNTKKLSMVIQPAAPLKLWEGGKIFEISEKAGEYMDVLTIPQVHKILKIR
- a CDS encoding CBS domain-containing protein encodes the protein MEMETNVTVKDAMTSSVITIKPESSVADAAFLMTQNEVGCLIVKVNDEPEGIITESDIINKVVAQDIRASEITVKEVMTKNLIKIDPGRELNEAARFMSKMNIRRLAVVKDDLLTGILTANDIMTVSPELTEILVENARMENQMDFNREESPVPGVCETCGNFMDYLDEIDGKFVCEECKEDLEGDLI
- a CDS encoding CBS domain-containing protein encodes the protein MNYVKDVMTPDPVTVSVDTYATKVRSILRDESFRCVPVVYGNHLEGMITRGNMIKISATKSNIEARGIMESPKVIARPDMEVAEISRKLLEADIVQAPVVRSEDSMDLVGIITVADILENVLERKLKPLKQNVGEITVRNVVTCNYDDPLSKVWEKMDDTGFSGLPVIKKNKIIGMITRKDIINSGHLKISKDGGNKKPPKVESIMKTPPIVITPDKGINEAAELMIKFNIGRLPVVDNPVYVKNEPHRVKEADLIGIVSREDILGSYIN